The Kogia breviceps isolate mKogBre1 chromosome 8, mKogBre1 haplotype 1, whole genome shotgun sequence DNA window GCTCTTTCCCCACCCACCCTCCGTAGGGGGAATTCCAAACCTCCTGAGGAGGGAAAGCCGGGTTGAGGAAGGGTCAGAAAAAGGAAGCCGAGCCCAAGGCCAGGCGTGCAATATTATATTCTTCTCCGGGTAACTTTGAGTCATTCCAGAAAAAAAGTGCAGCAGAATAAGTAATTTTAATGTGCCCCCTCCTTTTCTTCCACTAACGCGCTAATTTCCAAGTCCTGAGCCAGGTTCACGGGCAGGAACCTGGCCTTCTGTGGCCTGGTACCCCAGAAGGGGCTGGTAAAGATCTGAGCGCACAGTAGGCCCTGAGACCATTGATCCTGGTTGACAGACGGATGCTCTAAGGAAAAAGAGCAATTGTTTGAGAGCAACTGTAAGTAAACGCACCAGGTGTGTCCAGTTAATTTCAGGCTCACAAAGGAGATCACTTCAGGAGGATCTGCTCCCACTTTCAACACAGCGCCCAAACACGAGGGAGCCCGCTTCAGCTGACCCATTGAACAGACAGGGCATCATTATGACTTCTGCCGATAGTGTTCCTCTCCGGACCCTCGAGGCTCGAGGTGAGCTGAGCCCGCCCGATCGAATTCACACTCAGGCCAGACTCACTCCAGACAACCAGGAGCAGAGAACTTCCCGGAGGCGAGAGTGCAGAAAAGCCGTGTCTTCTGCGCCCAGTGAATTTACGCTAGCTAATGGGACGCCCGGGCCGTGCCCGAGTACTCGCGACCACGGGTAGGGGCGGGGATGCTGAGGTCGCGCCCTGGTTCCCCGCTTCCCGGATCCCCCTTCTCTGGGCGGGCGGAGAGCAGACGCTCACTTGCTTGAGCACTGGAGCGTGATCGTGACTAACTGGAGGGGCCCTGGTGTCGCCCACCCGGACGTTACTGTCGGCTAAGGTTGTTACAGCTCTTTTTCGGTGCTAACCTTCCCCTACGCATTTGTTGCTATCCACAGGCGCCCGACTCCGTCCGCGTGGCGCGCACCCCGGAAGAGCTCGTGGAGACCCGGAAGCGGCGGGACCTCCGACGTCGCTGCTCTCGCGGGCGAAACCTTCCCGCCCCGCCCACTTGCGAGGCGCCCGGGTTGTCGAAGCCTCGCGTCGCGCGAGACCTGCGAACGCGTCCGCACCGCCCTCCCGCCCGGCAGCTGGGACTTTCCCGCCTCTGGGTCCCGGCCGGTGGCTGCCCGGGCCTCACCGTCCCCGGGAGGAGCCCAAGCGGATTTAGAGTCTTCGGAAGTCTGCCGTGCCGTCCGGCCACGGGTAGAGGGAGGCAAAGGAAAGGACGACTTGACAGTGGGCCCGTGGGGGGCCATTCGGTAAACTCCAAAGAGACGAGGGTCCTGAGGTGACTCCTAACTCCTAACCGCCGTGGGCAGGACGCCTCGGCGCCAGCCCGGCCGGTGTCTGCGACGGGAGAGCCTGGGGCCGCGGGCGTCGGGGCAGCGC harbors:
- the LOC136794626 gene encoding uncharacterized protein isoform X1, whose protein sequence is MTSADSVPLRTLEARGELSPPDRIHTQARLTPDNQEQRTSRRRECRKAVSSAPSEFTLANGTPGPCPSTRDHGRPTPSAWRAPRKSSWRPGSGGTSDVAALAGETFPPRPLARRPGCRSLASRETCERVRTALPPGSWDFPASGSRPVAARASPSPGGAQADLESSEVCRAVRPRVEGGKGKDDLTVGPWGAIRGREPRAREEAARRSTTFRDVMLAREGAVATAEP
- the LOC136794626 gene encoding uncharacterized protein isoform X2, with the protein product MTSADSVPLRTLEARGELSPPDRIHTQARLTPDNQEQRTSRRRECRKAVSSAPSEFTLANGTPGPCPSTRDHGRPTPSAWRAPRKSSWRPGSGGTSDVAALAGETFPPRPLARRPGCRSLASRETCERVRTALPPGSWDFPASGSRPVAARASPSPGGAQADLESSEVCRAVRPRVEGGKGKDDLTVGPWGAIR